A single genomic interval of Lathyrus oleraceus cultivar Zhongwan6 chromosome 7, CAAS_Psat_ZW6_1.0, whole genome shotgun sequence harbors:
- the LOC127100974 gene encoding peptide methionine sulfoxide reductase B5, translating into MNKMTTLTSLNILRTTSLCSFNTTTKPISSNLFNTLFTFTPPNVSIRQPKRRFRAGILAMAAPGPGPVHKSEEEWQAILSPEQFRILRQKGTEYPGTGEYDKFFEEGVYSCAACKTPLYKSTTKFNSGCGWPAFYEGVPGAINRHADPDGMRIEITCAACGGHLGHVFKGEGFPTPTNERHCVNSISLKFAPANS; encoded by the exons ATGAACAAGATGACGACGCTGACGAGCCTCAATATTCTAAGAACCACATCTCTCTGTTCTTTCAACACCACCACCAAACCCATTTCCTCAAATCTCTTCAACACCCTTTTCACTTTTACTCCTCCCAACGTTTCCATTCGTCAACCGAAGCGTCGTTTCCGCGCTGGAATTCTCGCCATGGCTGCACCTGGACCTGGGCCTGTCCACAAATCTGAGGAAGAATGGCAGGCGATTCTCTCCCCTGAGCAGTTTCGAATTCTAAGGCAGAAAGGCACCGA GTATCCCGGAACAGGAGAATATGACAAGTTCTTTGAGGAGGGAGTATACAGTTGTGCAGCTTGTAAAACTCCACTCTATAAGTCTACGACAAAATTCAATTCCGGTTGTGGCTGGCCAGCTTTCTATGAGGGTGTTCCTGGAGCCATAAATCGCCAC GCTGACCCCGATGGAATGAGGATCGAAATAACATGCGCTGCATGTGGGGGACATCTTGGTCATGTATTTAAAGGGGAAGGATTTCCAACACCCACTAACGAACGACATTGTGTCAATAGCATTTCACTGAAATTTGCACCAGCCAATTCCTAG